The genomic DNA TGAACGGTCAAATAGAAGCTCCCTAATTGCCCGCTAGGACGGAATAATCCCCTTGACGGTCAAATAGAACTGCCAGCCAACCTCCTACACATTCCCCGCCTACTTTCTACTCAACAAATAACCCGTAATGATCTGATTAACATAACTAGGCTGTCTCGTTGGCAACTGGTGTGATTCTCCCTTAATAACAAAGATCTCGACATCAGCCAGCTCCTTTTTATACGTTTTAATGTAGGTATTAAAAGAATCTGATCTGCTTCCGTACATCAACAGAGCGGGTGCCGTAATCTTTGCTAAATCATCTTTGCAGTTAAAATGCATAACATCATAATAGTATTTTGCCCAGACATGATGGTTAGCTTTGTACATATGCTCTTTTAACTCACGGCGAAATTGTCGATCCTTTGTATGGGAAATGGCCAAAACGTTAGCTAATAAATTTTTGCTTTTTGTTGCAGTATATACACCCAAACGATGCTCATTTTTTATCATCCAACGATCCACTATAGGATAACCTCCGGATAAAATGAGAGTATGAACTCTACTTGGATAATGAATAGCCAAATATTGGGCAATAGCTCCACCAGAGGAATAACCAAAAATAACAGCTGCTGTAATATTTAAACCATTCATAAACGCAATGATATCCTCGCCAAATCGTTCAACGGACACTTCTCTTTCCACATTGTATGAACTGTCTCCATGTCCAGGGAAATCGAGCAAAATAATACGGAAATGCTTGGATAAAGCTTTTTGCTCGTAAAAAACCTTTCTTCCCATGCCTGGTGGATGGAGGAAAATAATAGGAATTCCTTCACCGATATCTTCATAACAGATACGTTCATCATTAACTACGATGCTCTTCATGTAGTATCTCCTAACCATATTTCTTTAAGGATAGTATGTGAAAAGTGAATGGTGTTCAAAGTAGGAATTAAATACCATTCATAAAATGGATAAAAACCACCGAAACACTTAACTTTAATTAAATATATTGAAAAAACAAGCGTAATTACTTATAATTACTTATAAATAATTAATGTGAGATGAAAAAATCATGTACCAAGAAGAACGTTTAGTAGCTATTCTTAGTTATTTAAGGGAACATAAACGGATTACAGTTGAAGAAATTTGTTCTGAATTAGAGGTTTCAAGAGATACGGCAAGAAGAGACTTGGTTCGCCTTGAAGAGGAAGGACGAATTATCCGAACAAGAGGAGGAGCATTGCTTCCAACTGAACATCAGATGGTTATGGACTATAACCATCGTTTAAAGGTGGTTTCCAGTGAAAAACAGGTGATTGGGGAAAAAGCCGCAACATTCCTTAAAACAGGAGATGCCATCATTTTAGATGCTTCAACCACAGTTCAAGCATGTGCCGAACATGTAGGTAATATGGAATGTACGATTATTACAAATTCTATTAACTCTGCAGAAATTTTATCTAAACATCCGCTTGTTTCGATTCATCTCGTTGGAGGAGAGCTGCACAAAAAGCATCGGTATTTGTTTGGATCACAGGCGATTGAGAAATTGGCACAGTATTCTGTTGATAAAGCTTTTATTGGGGCAGTAGGTATATCCGAAATGGGTTTAACAAGTGCTCATGAAGAGGATGGAATGTTAAAGAAA from Robertmurraya sp. FSL R5-0851 includes the following:
- a CDS encoding alpha/beta fold hydrolase; this translates as MKSIVVNDERICYEDIGEGIPIIFLHPPGMGRKVFYEQKALSKHFRIILLDFPGHGDSSYNVEREVSVERFGEDIIAFMNGLNITAAVIFGYSSGGAIAQYLAIHYPSRVHTLILSGGYPIVDRWMIKNEHRLGVYTATKSKNLLANVLAISHTKDRQFRRELKEHMYKANHHVWAKYYYDVMHFNCKDDLAKITAPALLMYGSRSDSFNTYIKTYKKELADVEIFVIKGESHQLPTRQPSYVNQIITGYLLSRK
- a CDS encoding DeoR family transcriptional regulator, coding for MYQEERLVAILSYLREHKRITVEEICSELEVSRDTARRDLVRLEEEGRIIRTRGGALLPTEHQMVMDYNHRLKVVSSEKQVIGEKAATFLKTGDAIILDASTTVQACAEHVGNMECTIITNSINSAEILSKHPLVSIHLVGGELHKKHRYLFGSQAIEKLAQYSVDKAFIGAVGISEMGLTSAHEEDGMLKKKMMQQARQVIVLADHTKFGVNGFFHYGSFADIDVLITDREPSSDFMQLLQEKGVEIVIAGEGEEEEND